Proteins from a single region of Gemmatimonadaceae bacterium:
- a CDS encoding phosphoadenylyl-sulfate reductase — MSAAQASLPSTGVSPASAGRIADASPPEITAWAIERFGTHRLAVTTGFGMEGCALIDMVARTGHLLRITYLDTHFLFSETLRLRDRLVRRYPTLTFVNEGTPITPAEQEAVHGPELWARDPDTCCTIRKVDPMARVMADHDVWITAIRRGQTDGRASIRVVEWDWHFDVLKISPMAAWSRADVWAYIRANDVPYNELHDRGYPSLGCTHCTVAVAGSLPTTYSRAGRWAGRDKTECGLHLPSTGEAAS, encoded by the coding sequence ATGTCCGCAGCACAGGCTTCGCTCCCTTCCACGGGAGTTTCCCCGGCGTCGGCAGGTCGCATCGCCGACGCGTCGCCCCCCGAGATCACCGCCTGGGCCATCGAACGTTTTGGCACGCATCGCCTGGCGGTCACGACGGGCTTTGGCATGGAGGGCTGCGCGCTGATCGACATGGTCGCGCGCACCGGACATCTGCTGCGCATCACGTACCTCGACACGCACTTTCTCTTCAGCGAGACGCTGCGTCTGCGTGATCGGCTGGTCCGTCGTTACCCGACGCTCACGTTCGTGAACGAGGGGACGCCGATCACGCCGGCCGAGCAGGAGGCGGTGCATGGCCCGGAGCTCTGGGCGCGCGATCCCGACACCTGCTGCACGATCCGCAAGGTCGACCCGATGGCGCGGGTGATGGCGGACCACGACGTCTGGATCACGGCGATCCGTCGCGGACAGACCGACGGTCGCGCCAGCATTCGCGTGGTCGAGTGGGACTGGCACTTCGACGTGCTCAAGATCAGCCCGATGGCCGCGTGGTCGCGCGCCGACGTGTGGGCCTACATCCGCGCGAACGACGTGCCGTACAACGAGCTGCACGATCGCGGCTATCCGTCGCTTGGCTGCACGCATTGCACCGTGGCCGTGGCCGGATCGCTCCCGACGACCTATTCGCGCGCCGGGCGCTGGGCCGGGCGCGACAAGACCGAATGCGGTCTTCACCTGCCATCAACCGGGGAGGCCGCCTCGTGA
- the cobA gene encoding uroporphyrinogen-III C-methyltransferase, producing the protein MTVRPGTAYLVGAGPGHAGLITVRGRDLLRRADVVLHDRLVDPALLDEAPPGALIESVGKSSRGDSGTQEVINAAIVRHALAGRVVVRLKGGDPLVFGRGWEELLACRDAGVPCEIVPGVSSALAAPAAAGIPATLRGVASSAVIVAGTALLTSPDPLPRADTTIVLMGVGELDAIAARLIASGIDPQTPAALVEQATCPGERVVSAALAEIARLAVAEGVAAPAVLVVGLTVAELQRQRRVGPLAGCRVVITRPHEAARELADNLRAAGADVIAAPLIRITYAQPDVTRALAHAGPRPWIAFTSRHGVRGFRGALEHHAVDVRALGSARLASVGPVTSRELLSWGLRPDVQPDVFRADALVDALRERVARHERVLFPSGTLALDTLPRGLRAAGLEVTPIEVYHTQELPLAPRAHEAIARGVDAVLLASPSAARALGASGVQPGSAVAVCIGETTAAAARAQGWSVRVASTHTDAGMIAELIALRSTAVAA; encoded by the coding sequence ATGACGGTGCGACCGGGTACGGCCTACCTGGTGGGCGCCGGGCCGGGACACGCGGGGCTCATCACGGTGCGCGGGCGCGACCTGCTCCGGCGCGCGGACGTGGTGCTCCATGACCGGCTCGTGGATCCCGCGCTCCTCGATGAGGCGCCTCCCGGCGCCCTGATCGAGAGCGTGGGCAAGTCGTCGCGCGGTGACTCCGGGACCCAGGAGGTGATCAACGCCGCGATCGTCAGGCACGCGCTCGCCGGCCGCGTGGTGGTGCGGCTCAAGGGTGGTGATCCGCTCGTCTTCGGTCGCGGGTGGGAGGAACTGCTTGCGTGCCGGGACGCCGGCGTTCCGTGCGAAATCGTTCCAGGTGTCTCCAGTGCGCTCGCCGCTCCGGCCGCGGCCGGGATCCCCGCAACCCTCCGTGGCGTGGCGTCGAGCGCGGTCATCGTGGCCGGCACGGCACTCCTCACATCGCCGGATCCTCTGCCCCGCGCGGACACGACGATCGTGCTGATGGGAGTGGGTGAACTCGATGCGATCGCGGCGCGGCTGATCGCGTCCGGCATCGATCCGCAGACGCCGGCGGCCCTGGTGGAACAGGCCACGTGCCCTGGGGAACGCGTGGTGAGCGCCGCGCTGGCCGAAATCGCCCGCCTGGCGGTGGCCGAAGGTGTGGCTGCGCCGGCGGTGCTCGTGGTCGGGCTGACGGTGGCCGAGTTGCAGCGACAGCGGCGCGTCGGGCCGCTGGCCGGGTGTCGGGTGGTCATCACCCGACCGCACGAGGCGGCGCGTGAGCTCGCGGACAACCTGCGTGCTGCCGGCGCCGATGTGATCGCGGCCCCGTTGATCCGCATCACCTATGCGCAGCCGGACGTGACACGTGCCCTCGCACACGCGGGACCGCGACCGTGGATCGCGTTCACGTCGCGCCACGGCGTGCGCGGCTTCCGCGGAGCGCTCGAGCATCACGCCGTGGACGTGCGGGCCCTGGGGAGCGCGCGCCTCGCGTCGGTGGGCCCGGTGACGTCCCGCGAACTGCTGAGTTGGGGTCTCCGGCCGGACGTGCAACCGGACGTCTTTCGCGCCGACGCGCTTGTCGACGCCCTTCGTGAGCGCGTCGCCCGACACGAACGCGTGCTGTTCCCGTCGGGTACGCTCGCGCTCGACACGCTGCCCCGCGGGCTTCGTGCCGCGGGCCTCGAAGTGACACCGATCGAGGTCTACCACACGCAGGAGCTGCCCCTCGCGCCGCGCGCGCACGAAGCGATCGCACGCGGCGTGGACGCGGTGCTCCTTGCCTCGCCCTCCGCCGCACGGGCGCTCGGCGCATCCGGGGTACAACCCGGATCGGCGGTCGCCGTATGCATCGGTGAGACGACGGCCGCGGCGGCGCGCGCGCAAGGCTGGTCAGTCCGCGTCGCGAGCACGCACACCGACGCCGGGATGATCGCCGAGCTGATCGCGCTGCGCTCGACCGCGGTGGCCGCGTGA
- the hemB gene encoding porphobilinogen synthase produces MTTPVFARHTRLRRTPALRALLRETQLEPRRFIAPVFVTDDDALAGPIAGLPGIARYPVRDVAAAVAAIDALGVGGILLFGVPGRKDDDGSGAVSPDGVVARALATIRGVAPGLVIAVDVCRCQFAPDGQCAVMGNGGIDTDASLDWIGRASVAAANAGATLVAPSGMIDGAVQQIRGALDRHGHGDVGILSYAVKHASGLYGPFREAARSAPGQGDRRSHQLDPSNAREALREAASDVGEGADILMVKPALTNLDTLVRLRATYPGTPLAAFEVSGEYAMVRAAADRGWLDERTVALEALTAVVRAGADIVVTYRAVEAARWLQEDRAR; encoded by the coding sequence GTGACGACGCCCGTATTTGCGCGGCACACGCGCCTGCGACGTACGCCCGCGCTGCGCGCGCTGTTGCGCGAGACGCAGCTCGAGCCGCGCCGTTTCATCGCGCCCGTGTTCGTCACCGACGATGACGCGCTCGCCGGCCCCATCGCCGGGTTGCCGGGGATCGCGCGGTACCCCGTGCGTGATGTCGCCGCCGCCGTTGCCGCCATCGACGCGTTGGGCGTCGGCGGCATCCTTCTGTTTGGTGTTCCGGGCCGGAAAGATGACGATGGCAGCGGAGCGGTGTCGCCCGACGGTGTGGTGGCGCGCGCGCTGGCGACGATACGCGGCGTGGCGCCCGGCCTGGTCATCGCCGTGGATGTATGTCGTTGCCAGTTCGCGCCCGACGGCCAATGCGCGGTCATGGGAAACGGCGGCATCGATACCGATGCGAGCCTCGACTGGATCGGGCGCGCGAGCGTAGCCGCCGCGAACGCCGGAGCCACGCTGGTGGCGCCGAGCGGCATGATCGACGGTGCAGTACAACAGATCCGCGGCGCGCTCGATCGTCATGGTCATGGCGACGTGGGCATCCTGTCGTACGCCGTGAAGCATGCGTCCGGGCTCTACGGTCCGTTTCGCGAAGCCGCACGCTCTGCACCCGGCCAAGGGGACCGGCGCAGTCACCAGCTCGACCCGTCCAACGCGCGTGAGGCGCTCCGCGAGGCTGCCAGCGACGTGGGAGAAGGCGCCGACATCCTGATGGTCAAGCCGGCGCTCACGAATCTCGATACGCTCGTCAGGCTGCGCGCGACGTACCCGGGCACTCCGCTGGCCGCCTTCGAGGTGAGCGGAGAATACGCGATGGTGCGCGCCGCGGCCGATCGCGGATGGCTGGATGAACGCACGGTCGCACTCGAGGCGCTGACAGCGGTGGTTCGCGCTGGCGCCGACATCGTCGTGACGTATCGGGCCGTCGAGGCCGCACGTTGGCTCCAGGAGGACAGGGCTCGATGA
- a CDS encoding NADPH-dependent assimilatory sulfite reductase hemoprotein subunit — MSTTLGDDVEGGPSSVELVKLQSNRLRGTLREAVESPEARFNETDAQLLKFHGAYQQDDRDQRTKRGEAREKHWQMMVRLTIPGGALTWEQYLALDALADRVGNGTLRLTTRQSIQYHGVLKGNLKPLLAAVNDTLLTTIAACGDVSRNVMASPAPVDDEIHRDVLGVARGIATELRPSTGAYYEIWLDGEAVTDSRDEEPVYGDAYLPRKFKTGVAIDTDNSVDIYSYDCGLVAITADGRITGYNLVVGGGFGITHNKANTFARLGSTIACVDPEHAVAAVRAVCELFRDAGNRSDRRQARLKYLVEQWGVERFTEELRRRVPFTLHPPAPVPPPRQHDFLGAHPQGDGTWFFGVFVPNGRIDDGRIPLRTALRDLVRTLHCNVRITPMQSLIFTDLQRDEVLAVRRFLTRHGVPLETDLTNLVRYSMACPAMPTCGLALADSERALPGVLEQLDGEFHRLGIQDVPLTVRMTGCPNGCARPYNADIGFVGRRPGVYHVYVGGSLGGDRLADLFAGDVGVSDIVSTLRPLLEQYARDRTTGEALGDFYQRALLPRPPRALLTGREQPTAGQFQ, encoded by the coding sequence GTGAGCACGACACTCGGTGACGACGTCGAGGGCGGCCCCTCGTCCGTGGAGCTCGTCAAGCTGCAGAGCAATCGCCTGCGTGGCACGCTGCGCGAAGCAGTCGAATCGCCGGAAGCGCGATTCAACGAGACCGATGCGCAACTGCTCAAGTTCCACGGCGCGTACCAGCAGGACGATCGCGACCAGCGCACCAAGCGCGGCGAAGCGCGCGAGAAGCACTGGCAGATGATGGTCCGCCTGACGATTCCCGGCGGCGCCCTCACCTGGGAGCAGTATCTCGCCCTCGACGCCCTGGCCGACCGCGTCGGCAACGGGACGTTGCGACTGACGACCCGGCAGAGCATCCAGTACCACGGCGTGCTCAAGGGCAACCTCAAGCCGCTGCTGGCCGCGGTGAACGACACGCTGCTGACGACGATCGCCGCCTGTGGCGACGTGTCGCGCAACGTGATGGCTTCACCGGCGCCCGTCGACGACGAGATCCATCGCGACGTCCTTGGCGTGGCGCGCGGCATCGCCACCGAACTGAGGCCGAGCACCGGGGCGTATTACGAGATCTGGCTCGATGGCGAGGCCGTGACCGACAGTCGGGACGAGGAGCCGGTGTACGGCGACGCCTACCTGCCGCGCAAGTTCAAGACCGGCGTGGCCATCGACACGGACAACTCGGTCGACATCTACAGCTACGATTGCGGCCTTGTCGCGATTACGGCAGACGGACGCATCACCGGGTACAACCTGGTGGTTGGCGGCGGCTTCGGCATCACGCACAACAAGGCGAACACCTTCGCGCGGCTCGGCAGCACCATCGCGTGCGTCGACCCGGAGCACGCGGTGGCGGCCGTGCGGGCAGTGTGCGAACTGTTCCGTGACGCCGGGAACCGTTCTGACCGGCGGCAGGCGCGCCTCAAGTACCTGGTGGAGCAATGGGGCGTCGAGCGTTTCACCGAGGAGCTGCGGCGCCGCGTGCCGTTCACGCTGCACCCGCCGGCGCCGGTCCCGCCACCTCGCCAGCACGACTTCCTGGGCGCGCACCCGCAGGGCGACGGGACGTGGTTCTTCGGCGTGTTCGTGCCTAACGGCCGGATCGACGATGGCCGGATCCCGCTGCGCACCGCCCTGCGGGATCTCGTGCGCACCCTTCACTGCAATGTGCGCATCACGCCGATGCAGAGCCTGATCTTCACCGACCTGCAGCGTGACGAGGTGCTGGCGGTGCGCCGGTTCCTCACGCGGCACGGCGTGCCGCTCGAGACGGACCTCACGAACCTGGTGCGGTACTCCATGGCGTGCCCGGCGATGCCTACCTGCGGGCTCGCGCTGGCGGACAGTGAACGCGCGCTCCCCGGCGTGCTCGAACAGCTGGATGGCGAGTTCCATCGACTGGGCATCCAGGACGTCCCGCTCACGGTGCGCATGACGGGCTGTCCCAACGGGTGCGCGCGCCCGTACAACGCCGACATCGGATTCGTGGGCCGGCGGCCCGGGGTCTATCACGTGTACGTGGGCGGCAGCCTCGGCGGCGACCGGCTGGCGGACCTCTTTGCCGGCGACGTCGGCGTCAGCGACATCGTGAGCACGTTGCGCCCGCTGCTCGAGCAGTATGCGCGCGATCGAACGACCGGGGAGGCCCTCGGCGACTTCTACCAGCGCGCGCTGTTGCCGCGCCCGCCCCGCGCGCTCCTCACCGGGCGCGAGCAACCTACCGCCGGACAGTTTCAGTGA
- the hemC gene encoding hydroxymethylbilane synthase yields MTLDLDVILAAHGAGDASEANDRVRRWARDLEASQVGVRVLTAFHQGTPSYDDALDAADRAHRIVIPCLTSDGFHAARLREAAARAVERSGRPIHVAAPIGTSGAVVLGIAHRVRERLRAVGGEPSRTLIIVVGHGTARFPGSAEATREIVRALPRLTRARAEAAFLDEFPTVEDAITGARGYRTLIVAPFLVGGGAHATADLPARIRAASATRGDDGVQVVAIDPPGDAEMMEAFEGAIDEGRPGRTVVRAGARDSQLSRRQVELFARAVAPLGVDVRLRSMSTAGDLDQETPLSSFPTDDPFTGTIDAALLAGTIDVAVHSLKDLPLDRPGDVHDTYLPRGSAFDVLVSTANVALDALPPRARIGVSCRRRARQVQRLRPDVQVVAIRGAVPDRLAALDRGDYDALVLAEAGLERLGLASRIAQRFAVTEVTPAPGQGAIVVRCRADSSVRFLLRQVEDRATRLAVQAELAFARHVSGREGAVAAALATVRGEVIELRARRLDRDGGVLDRTVSDVEPEAVARAAADFSDESNERLQRGAR; encoded by the coding sequence ATGACGCTCGACCTGGATGTCATCCTTGCGGCCCACGGCGCCGGTGACGCCTCAGAGGCGAACGATCGCGTGCGGCGCTGGGCGCGTGACCTCGAGGCGTCGCAGGTGGGCGTGCGGGTCCTCACGGCGTTCCACCAGGGCACGCCCTCGTACGACGACGCACTCGACGCCGCCGATCGCGCGCACCGGATCGTCATCCCGTGCCTGACGAGTGACGGGTTCCACGCGGCCCGCCTCCGCGAAGCGGCAGCACGGGCGGTGGAGCGATCGGGGCGCCCGATCCATGTCGCCGCGCCGATCGGCACGAGCGGCGCGGTGGTGCTCGGGATCGCGCACCGCGTGCGGGAACGCCTGCGCGCCGTGGGCGGGGAGCCATCGCGCACGCTGATCATCGTCGTCGGGCACGGGACCGCGCGGTTCCCGGGGAGTGCGGAAGCGACGCGCGAGATCGTGCGCGCGCTGCCGCGCCTCACGCGGGCGCGCGCCGAAGCCGCGTTCCTCGACGAGTTCCCGACGGTGGAGGACGCGATCACGGGCGCTCGCGGGTACCGCACGCTCATCGTCGCCCCGTTCCTCGTCGGCGGCGGCGCACACGCGACAGCTGACCTGCCCGCGCGCATCCGGGCCGCCAGCGCCACGCGCGGAGACGACGGCGTGCAGGTCGTCGCGATCGACCCACCCGGCGACGCCGAAATGATGGAGGCGTTCGAGGGGGCGATCGACGAGGGGCGCCCGGGTCGCACGGTGGTGCGAGCCGGGGCCCGTGACTCCCAGCTCTCCCGCCGGCAGGTCGAGCTCTTCGCGCGCGCCGTCGCACCACTCGGCGTCGACGTGAGGCTGCGCAGCATGTCCACGGCGGGCGACCTCGACCAGGAGACGCCGCTCTCGTCCTTCCCCACGGACGATCCCTTCACCGGGACGATCGACGCGGCACTGCTCGCCGGCACCATCGACGTCGCGGTGCACAGCCTCAAGGATCTCCCGCTCGACCGGCCGGGCGATGTGCACGATACCTACCTGCCGAGAGGATCTGCGTTCGACGTGCTGGTGAGTACGGCGAACGTCGCACTCGATGCGCTCCCCCCGCGGGCACGTATCGGCGTCTCCTGCCGGCGACGCGCGCGCCAGGTGCAGCGGTTGCGGCCGGACGTGCAGGTGGTCGCGATCCGAGGCGCCGTGCCCGATCGGCTGGCCGCACTCGATCGCGGTGACTACGACGCGCTCGTGCTCGCCGAGGCCGGACTGGAGCGCCTCGGCCTGGCCAGTCGCATCGCGCAGCGCTTCGCGGTGACGGAGGTGACGCCGGCCCCGGGGCAGGGTGCCATCGTCGTCCGATGTCGCGCGGACTCCTCCGTGCGTTTCCTGCTGCGGCAAGTCGAGGATCGCGCGACGCGGCTCGCCGTGCAGGCCGAACTGGCGTTTGCGCGCCACGTCAGTGGCCGCGAGGGCGCGGTCGCCGCGGCCCTGGCCACGGTTCGCGGTGAGGTGATCGAACTCCGGGCACGTCGCCTCGACCGCGATGGCGGCGTGCTCGATCGCACGGTGAGCGACGTCGAGCCCGAGGCGGTGGCGCGCGCGGCCGCCGATTTCAGCGACGAGTCCAACGAACGGCTGCAGCGAGGTGCGCGATGA
- a CDS encoding DUF305 domain-containing protein, with the protein MTATFRLTLALALGASVLTAPTASAQHSMAGHQRIVVPAGAPYTAADVEFMQGMIAHHAQAIYMSRMAEAHGANPRVLRLATKIDQSQVAEIRIMQQWLVHYGQTAPDTGSWRGMRMAGMLTDEQLARIDAVKGVAFDRAFLEGMIVHHEGALQMVRDLFATARAGQEVDVNVFANDVVSVQTAEIGVMRQMLSQLPAR; encoded by the coding sequence GTGACCGCCACCTTCCGCCTCACCCTCGCGCTTGCCCTCGGCGCGTCGGTTCTCACGGCTCCGACTGCCTCGGCACAGCACTCCATGGCCGGCCACCAGCGCATCGTCGTGCCGGCTGGCGCGCCGTATACCGCGGCCGACGTCGAGTTCATGCAGGGGATGATCGCGCACCACGCCCAGGCCATTTACATGTCGCGCATGGCCGAGGCCCACGGCGCCAACCCGCGCGTGTTGCGGCTCGCGACCAAGATCGATCAGTCCCAGGTCGCCGAGATCCGCATCATGCAGCAATGGCTCGTCCACTACGGGCAGACGGCGCCGGACACCGGATCGTGGCGCGGGATGCGCATGGCGGGAATGTTGACCGACGAGCAGCTCGCCCGGATCGACGCGGTGAAGGGCGTAGCGTTCGATCGCGCCTTCCTTGAAGGGATGATTGTGCACCACGAAGGTGCGCTGCAGATGGTCAGGGACCTCTTCGCCACCGCGCGCGCCGGACAGGAAGTCGATGTCAACGTGTTCGCCAACGACGTGGTAAGCGTACAGACGGCCGAGATCGGAGTCATGCGACAGATGTTGTCGCAGCTTCCCGCCAGGTAG